A region from the Cuculus canorus isolate bCucCan1 chromosome 14, bCucCan1.pri, whole genome shotgun sequence genome encodes:
- the INSYN2B gene encoding protein INSYN2B, giving the protein MTNEMGRRETRYLQTLNCDSMAQQNMKMRPVLLKRNSLDSADFMRQPQHRRTKSQQVRFKDDGVHTETELDTNPAQDIAFTTGKTEIFRDHNFLLHWSPSFPRAQKGLRNIAIQTSPSLRKHYPLFKKKKLAASKSLTEMPSEPANSVQINGDVSEQDIMSSDLCYLRITDHLEDGYRNSEVDGKLSERPSKAQSNGPNHSDDFSVSEKTTVSTQVPEYIHVSFPQEVENGSVSMDAPDTATNLSNSLHSPTVINSNESNENSALSSNSEKAYPCLSNSTDGSECNAPSDSCEADKSDSGLPVANEDTSSKETTPLSPPSNHSSSPCGLGDYQQAGEHKADSNCVTLTNDDHTIMSLSSSNASKSVLSCNTEMEKISAQSDISLCNSCLEGFHIKPHPPRNEIKLQTNKEISEINQIHLAHGELCALQGRLQSVEESLQSNQEKIKILLNVIQDLEKSRALSEGRNFYHTGQDLNNCSTCQNTACIIYSVEYDFRQQEGRFHQILKALDQAEQNPAPASPQKPPTDHPAPEKKELRRKTKKVKRKCFWWI; this is encoded by the exons ATGACAAATGAAATGGGTCGCAGAGAAACACGTTACTTACAGACTCTAAATTGTGATTCAATGGCCcagcaaaacatgaaaatgcgCCCAGTGCTACTGAAAAGGAACAGTCTGGATTCAGCCGATTTTATGAGACAGCCACAGCACCGCAGGACCAAATCCCAGCAAGTTCGATTCAAGGATGATGGTGTGCACACAGAGACGGAACTGGATACTAATCCTGCCCAAGACATAGCATTCACaactgggaaaacagaaatatttagggATCACAATTTTTTGCTCCATTGGTCTCCATCTTTTCCAAGGGCTCAGAAGGGGCTTCGGAATATTGCCATACAAACATCTCCCAGCCTCAGGAAACACTaccctctttttaaaaagaaaaagctggcAGCAAGCAAATCGTTAACAGAAATGCCAAGCGAGCCTGCAAATTCTGTCCAAATAAATGGTGACGTCTCTGAACAAGACATTATGTCCTCAGATCTCTGTTACTTAAGAATAACTGATCATTTGGAAGACGGATATAGGAATAGTGAGGTGGACGGTAAGTTAAGTGAGAGACCGTCAAAAGCACAAAGTAATGGACCTAACCACTCAGATGATTTCTCAGTATCAGAGAAGACAACTGTTTCTACACAGGTGCCTGAATACATACACGTGAGCTTTCCACAAGAAGTGGAAAACGGCAGTGTTTCCATGGATGCACCAGACACAGCCACGAATTTAAGTAATTCACTACATTCTCCTACTGTCATAAATAGCAATGAAAGTAATGAAAACAGCGCATTGTCGTCTAATTCCGAAAAAGCATACCCTTGCCTAAGCAATTCTACTGATGGCAGTGAATGTAACGCTCCTTCTGACTCTTGTGAAGCAGATAAAAGTGATTCCGGGCTGCCTGTAGCCAACGAAGATACGAGCAGTAAGGAAACTACTCCATTATCACCTCCATCAAATCACAGTTCATCTCCTTGCGGCCTCGGAGACTATCAACAGGCAGGAGAGCACAAAGCAGATTCCAACTGTGTGACATTAACAAATGATGATCACACAATAATGTCATTGAGCAGCAGTAATGCATCAAAATCCGTTCTGTCATGTAATACCGAAATGGAGAAAATATCTGCCCAGTCAGATATTTCCCTGTGTAACAGCTGTTTAGAAGGATTTCACATAAAGCCTCATCCTCcaaggaatgaaataaaactgcaaaccAACAAAGAGATTagtgaaataaatcaaattcaTTTGGCACATGGCGAACTCTGTGCCCTACAAGGCAGGCTGCAGTCTGTAGAGGAATCCTTGCAGTCGAACCAGGAGAAGATTAAAATCCTTTTGAATGTTATCCAAGACCTGGAAAAATCCAGAGCCCTCAGTGAAGG GCGCAACTTCTATCACACTGGTCAAGACCTCAACAACTGCAGCACCTGCCAGAACACCGCGTGTATCATTTACAG TGTAGAGTATGACTTCAGACAACAAGAAGGAAGATTTCATCAGATTTTGAAAGCACTGGATCAAGCAGAGCAAAATCCAGCACCAGCTTCACCTCAGAAGCCACCAACCGATCATCCAGCTCCAGAGAAAAAGgagttaagaagaaaaacaaaaaaagtcaaaagaaaatgcttctggtGGATTTGA